In one Paramisgurnus dabryanus chromosome 21, PD_genome_1.1, whole genome shotgun sequence genomic region, the following are encoded:
- the cfap126 gene encoding protein Flattop isoform X1 encodes MSTSFSANQYERAFKSQKLQNWTIPKQFKERPSAAEGYTTFIATDRGHLLPGLKTKVGIHFCRGSAWPSFQGTWDLPRHIPPVYINPTARSQEGQDRLRRTWGKTKSITSQAPEDLGGSRASQNEENTNVIQHAEESKIIQSNSDQEIPEMHTEQPRPNSQDNQPHSRPTSQSGQQVRPEEVNLACSRPASRHSQV; translated from the exons ATGTCGACTAGCTTCTCTGCAAACCAG TATGAACGTGCTTTTAAGTCGCAAAAGCTTCAGAACTGGACCATCCCAAAACAGTTTAAAGAG AGACCATCGGCAGCAGAGGGCTACACTACATTTATAGCTACAGATCGTGGCCACCTTCTACCTGGTTTGAAAACAAAGGTTGGCATTCATTTTTGC CGTGGAAGTGCATGGCCATCATTTCAGGGCACGTGGGATTTACCACGCCATATTCCCCCTGTTTATATAAACCCCACTGCCCGCTCACAAGAGGGCCAGGATCGACTCAGGAGGACCTGGGGAAAGACTAAATCCATCACAAGTCAGGCTCCTGAGGACCTTGGTGGGAGCCGAGCCTCTCAAAATGAG GAAAATACAAATGTGATCCAGCATGCTGAAGAGTCAAAAATTATTCAAAGCAACTCAGACCAAGAAATACCAGAGATGCACACAGAGCAACCAAGGCCTAACTCACAGGACAACCAACCCCATTCTAGACCAACAAGCCAGTCTGGTCAACAAGTCCGGCCTGAAGAGGTAAACCTAGCCTGCTCCAGACCGGCCAGTCGGCACAGCCAAGTTTAG
- the cfap126 gene encoding protein Flattop isoform X2 yields MSTSFSANQYERAFKSQKLQNWTIPKQFKERPSAAEGYTTFIATDRGHLLPGLKTKRGSAWPSFQGTWDLPRHIPPVYINPTARSQEGQDRLRRTWGKTKSITSQAPEDLGGSRASQNEENTNVIQHAEESKIIQSNSDQEIPEMHTEQPRPNSQDNQPHSRPTSQSGQQVRPEEVNLACSRPASRHSQV; encoded by the exons ATGTCGACTAGCTTCTCTGCAAACCAG TATGAACGTGCTTTTAAGTCGCAAAAGCTTCAGAACTGGACCATCCCAAAACAGTTTAAAGAG AGACCATCGGCAGCAGAGGGCTACACTACATTTATAGCTACAGATCGTGGCCACCTTCTACCTGGTTTGAAAACAAAG CGTGGAAGTGCATGGCCATCATTTCAGGGCACGTGGGATTTACCACGCCATATTCCCCCTGTTTATATAAACCCCACTGCCCGCTCACAAGAGGGCCAGGATCGACTCAGGAGGACCTGGGGAAAGACTAAATCCATCACAAGTCAGGCTCCTGAGGACCTTGGTGGGAGCCGAGCCTCTCAAAATGAG GAAAATACAAATGTGATCCAGCATGCTGAAGAGTCAAAAATTATTCAAAGCAACTCAGACCAAGAAATACCAGAGATGCACACAGAGCAACCAAGGCCTAACTCACAGGACAACCAACCCCATTCTAGACCAACAAGCCAGTCTGGTCAACAAGTCCGGCCTGAAGAGGTAAACCTAGCCTGCTCCAGACCGGCCAGTCGGCACAGCCAAGTTTAG
- the ccnq gene encoding cyclin-Q: MQASTSGANNETRDRRFTENESKIHFKVCRFIMETGVKLGMRSVPMATACVVYHKFFKSASLQVYEPYLVAMSAIYLAGKVEEQHLRTRDIINVCHRHFHPESDPLELDGKFWELRDSIVQCELLILRQLNFQVTFEHPHKYLLHFLLSVKSLLNRHAWSRTPIAETALAMLKDSYHGFVCVRHKPQHLALTCLYLALQMYGVQLPRGELEWWQVFCADITKDDIETIMNELLQLYDMEAKCT; the protein is encoded by the exons ATGCAAGCGTCAACATCTGGAGCTAACAATGAGACAAGAGACCGCAGGTTTACTGAAAATGAGTCAAAAATACACTTCAAAGTCTGCCGCTTTATTATGGAAACAG GGGTAAAGTTGGGCATGAGGTCTGTGCCCATGGCTACAGCATGTGTGGTGTATCACAAGTTCTTCAAGTCTGCAAGTCTGCAGGTCTATGAGCCATACCTGGTGGCCATGTCTGCAATCTACCTCGCAGGCAAAGTAGAGGAGCAGCATCTCAGAACAAGAGACATCATCAATGTCTGTCACAG GCATTTTCATCCAGAAAGTGATCCACTGGAACTGGATGGGAAGTTTTGGGAGTTGAGGGACAGTATAGTACAGTGTGAGCTGCTCATCCTACGACAGCTTAACTTTCAAGTGACCTTCGAGCATCCACACAAG TACCTGCTACACTTTCTGCTTTCTGTTAAGAGTCTGTTGAATCGCCATGCTTGGTCTCGAACCCCAATTGCTGAAACGGCCTTGGCTATGTTAAAAGACAGTTATCACGGTTTTGTGTGTGTCCGACATAAGCCTCAACACCTCGCCCTCACCTGCCTCTATCTTGCTCTCCAGATGTATGGAGTGCAGCTTCCCAGGGGCGAGCTAGAATGGTGGCAG GTGTTTTGTGCAGATATCACCAAGGATGACATTGAGACCATCATGAATGAATTACTTCAGCTCTATGACATGGAGGCCAAGTGTACTTGA